From a region of the Sphingopyxis sp. YR583 genome:
- a CDS encoding TSUP family transporter has product MEFAPEIFAFLIAVAFLAGTVDAMAGGGGLLSIPALMAAGVPPVSALATNKLQSSIGTASAFLTFWREGHVDIRRFAVPAASAFAGSVLGATAVQYVRSDFLAALVPLLLIAMGLYFLLAPSMSSVDRHARVGPLGITLIVAALGFYDGFFGPGTGSFLTLTLVALGGLGLVRAIGNTKFLNLATNIAGLLAMIVGGHVLWLLGLSMAAANVAGNQLGARLAIRFGGRGVRPLLVVMSFALTAKLLADPANPLWTLL; this is encoded by the coding sequence ATGGAATTCGCGCCCGAAATCTTTGCCTTCCTGATCGCCGTTGCCTTTCTCGCCGGAACGGTCGACGCGATGGCGGGCGGCGGCGGCCTCCTCAGCATTCCCGCGCTGATGGCGGCAGGCGTCCCGCCGGTATCCGCGCTTGCGACCAACAAGCTGCAAAGCTCGATCGGCACCGCATCGGCCTTTCTGACCTTCTGGCGCGAAGGGCATGTTGATATTCGCCGGTTCGCCGTGCCCGCGGCAAGCGCCTTCGCTGGCTCGGTACTCGGCGCAACCGCGGTGCAATATGTCCGCTCCGACTTCCTTGCCGCGCTCGTCCCGCTGCTCCTGATCGCGATGGGGCTCTATTTCCTGCTCGCACCATCGATGAGCAGCGTCGATCGCCACGCACGTGTCGGCCCCCTCGGGATCACCCTGATCGTCGCGGCGCTCGGCTTCTACGACGGTTTTTTCGGTCCCGGCACTGGCTCTTTCCTGACGCTGACGCTTGTCGCGCTCGGCGGGCTCGGGCTCGTTCGCGCCATCGGCAACACGAAGTTCCTCAATCTCGCGACCAACATCGCCGGCCTGCTCGCAATGATCGTCGGCGGCCATGTCCTATGGCTGCTTGGCCTGTCGATGGCCGCCGCCAATGTCGCGGGCAATCAGCTCGGCGCGCGGCTCGCGATCCGCTTTGGCGGACGCGGGGTTCGGCCCTTGCTTGTCGTCATGTCCTTTGCTCTGACCGCCAAGCTGCTCGCCGACCCCGCCAATCCGCTCTGGACGCTCCTTTAG
- a CDS encoding proline racemase family protein, producing MTANRETATIRIVDMHTAGEPVRIVEAGYPPLIGNTILEKRRDAQTRFDHLRTMLMLEPRGHDGMYGVIPTEPSAADADLAVLFTHQEGYSTMCGHATIAIGRWAVDTGRVRLVDGKAGFELEAPCGVIGVEVEAGEDGIARVAFQSVESFANAFDRTIDAPGLGSVRVDIAFGGAFYAILPASRIGLSLMETPLTELVHAATAITETIRAGAPIIHPIEADLGFLYGTILTDDVALGAHGGQPSYNLCIFADGQIDRSPTGSGVTARIALAAAKGEMTIGDSCEIRGVSGEGFTGTLAAMTGTGLAAMSRVRVSGQAWYSGRSEMIAEPGDRFGAGFALPRRLADLTVPD from the coding sequence ATGACAGCGAATCGCGAAACAGCCACCATCCGCATCGTCGACATGCACACCGCGGGCGAACCTGTCCGCATCGTCGAAGCCGGCTACCCGCCACTCATCGGCAACACGATCCTAGAAAAACGGCGCGACGCACAGACGCGCTTCGACCATCTGCGTACCATGCTGATGCTGGAACCGCGCGGCCATGACGGCATGTACGGCGTGATCCCGACCGAGCCCAGCGCGGCGGACGCCGATCTGGCCGTGCTGTTCACGCACCAGGAGGGCTACAGCACCATGTGCGGCCACGCGACGATCGCGATCGGCCGCTGGGCGGTCGACACCGGGCGCGTGAGGCTCGTCGACGGCAAGGCCGGCTTCGAACTTGAGGCACCCTGCGGCGTCATCGGCGTCGAAGTAGAGGCCGGTGAAGACGGCATCGCCCGCGTCGCGTTTCAGAGCGTCGAATCCTTCGCCAACGCGTTCGACCGGACCATCGACGCCCCCGGGCTCGGCTCGGTCCGTGTCGATATCGCTTTCGGCGGCGCCTTCTATGCTATCCTGCCTGCAAGCCGCATTGGCCTGTCGCTGATGGAAACCCCACTAACGGAACTCGTGCACGCGGCGACCGCAATTACCGAAACGATCCGCGCCGGCGCGCCGATTATCCATCCGATCGAAGCCGATCTCGGCTTCCTTTATGGCACGATCCTGACCGACGATGTGGCGCTCGGCGCGCACGGTGGCCAGCCCAGCTATAATCTTTGTATTTTCGCCGACGGGCAGATCGACCGCTCGCCCACAGGCAGCGGGGTGACGGCGCGCATCGCGCTCGCAGCCGCAAAGGGCGAGATGACGATCGGCGACAGCTGCGAAATCCGCGGCGTGTCGGGCGAGGGCTTCACCGGAACGCTCGCCGCAATGACCGGAACCGGCCTCGCAGCCATGTCGCGCGTTCGGGTCAGCGGTCAGGCCTGGTATTCGGGACGGAGCGAAATGATCGCGGAGCCCGGCGACCGCTTCGGTGCAGGCTTCGCGCTCCCGCGCCGGCTTGCCGACCTGACCGTACCGGACTGA
- a CDS encoding EF-hand domain-containing protein: protein MKKLTMLAAGFGLAVPAICAAQPPHDGGRMFAMIDANGDGKLDKAEITKMAEMRAQRQGDPTLASPEQVDAFFKYLDANGDGVIDKAEMEARQKARAMPPPPEENEQP, encoded by the coding sequence ATGAAGAAATTGACGATGCTCGCCGCAGGCTTCGGGCTGGCGGTTCCGGCCATTTGTGCAGCGCAGCCGCCGCACGATGGTGGGCGCATGTTTGCGATGATCGACGCGAATGGCGACGGCAAGCTGGACAAGGCCGAAATCACCAAGATGGCCGAGATGCGCGCGCAGCGTCAGGGAGATCCGACGCTCGCTTCCCCCGAACAGGTCGACGCCTTTTTCAAGTATCTCGACGCCAACGGTGATGGCGTGATCGACAAGGCCGAAATGGAAGCGCGGCAAAAGGCGCGGGCGATGCCGCCCCCGCCCGAGGAGAACGAGCAGCCCTAA
- a CDS encoding DUF6456 domain-containing protein produces the protein MTTRRLETRLHPDDRIDPGKAGPQVMRHVTVNVCESPIAWLASRGMLTGTQLAAGERLRGDYERAGLAARVTMRWGAAPPGKSRGGARASDASLARIDAHKRFHAALDAAGPGLADICWRVICAGEGIGGAEKALGWPARSGKLVLGLALDRLARFYGTG, from the coding sequence ATGACTACACGCCGCCTCGAAACGCGCCTCCACCCCGACGACCGGATCGATCCCGGTAAGGCAGGGCCACAGGTAATGCGGCATGTGACGGTGAATGTCTGCGAAAGCCCGATCGCCTGGCTGGCATCGCGTGGAATGTTGACGGGGACGCAACTTGCTGCGGGTGAGCGGTTGCGCGGCGATTATGAGCGCGCGGGGCTGGCGGCTCGGGTGACGATGCGGTGGGGCGCCGCGCCGCCGGGAAAAAGCCGGGGCGGCGCGCGGGCGTCGGATGCGTCGCTGGCGCGGATCGACGCGCACAAGCGCTTTCATGCGGCGCTCGATGCCGCGGGCCCTGGGCTGGCCGACATTTGCTGGCGCGTAATCTGCGCGGGTGAGGGGATCGGCGGCGCGGAGAAGGCACTGGGGTGGCCCGCGCGATCGGGCAAGCTGGTGCTGGGGCTGGCGCTCGACCGGCTGGCGCGATTCTACGGAACGGGGTGA
- the secD gene encoding protein translocase subunit SecD, whose product MLDFPRWKTIGISIILLLGIIFSIPSFLPEKTVNSLPSFLQAKVNLGLDLAGGSHLLLEADVDDLRKTQLANMEKTVRAAMRGESGPDDDIAIGELSTSGGKISFLVRDLAKLDEARERLFNETRGAQLTGQRDWTVTVVNSTRIEMTPTGAGQAQAVANAMDTARDIIDKRVNALGTREPTIIREGTDRVVVQVPGLQDPAALKELIGKTARLEFRMVDANADPAEAAAGRVPVGSEIVPYAEGEGSGAAFEVLRRQVMISGEQLIDAKQSYDPQNNQPVVSIRFDSGGSSTFAKVTAQSVGKRFAMVLDGKVLSAPSINEPILGGSAQISGSFSVASANALAISLRSGALPVKMTVVEERTVTPELGADSIRKGAIAGIIATVSVLVLMLVVYGRFGVYACVALVFNVFLIIAVMAAFNATLTLPGIAGFVLTIGAAVDANVLINERIREELKRGRKVFQAIELGYSEASRAIFDANVTNVIAAALMFWFGSGPIKGFAVVLTIGIVTSVFTAVTVTRMFVAHWLRTTRPTSINI is encoded by the coding sequence ATGCTCGATTTCCCGCGCTGGAAGACCATCGGCATCAGCATCATCCTGCTGCTCGGTATCATCTTTTCCATCCCCAGCTTCTTGCCTGAAAAGACGGTGAACAGCCTGCCGTCGTTCCTGCAGGCGAAGGTCAATCTGGGCCTCGATCTGGCCGGCGGCAGCCACTTGCTGCTCGAGGCCGACGTCGACGACCTGCGCAAGACGCAGCTCGCGAACATGGAAAAGACTGTGCGTGCCGCTATGCGGGGCGAAAGCGGGCCTGACGACGATATCGCGATCGGCGAACTGTCGACGTCGGGCGGGAAGATCAGCTTCCTTGTGCGTGACCTCGCGAAACTCGACGAAGCGCGCGAACGCCTGTTCAACGAGACGCGGGGCGCACAGCTGACGGGCCAGCGCGACTGGACGGTCACGGTCGTAAATTCGACGCGGATCGAGATGACCCCGACCGGAGCCGGGCAGGCACAGGCTGTCGCGAACGCGATGGATACCGCGCGCGATATCATCGACAAGCGCGTCAACGCGCTCGGTACGCGCGAACCGACGATCATCCGCGAAGGCACCGACCGCGTCGTCGTGCAGGTTCCCGGCCTACAGGATCCCGCGGCACTCAAGGAACTGATCGGCAAGACCGCGCGGCTTGAATTCCGCATGGTGGACGCCAACGCCGATCCGGCCGAAGCTGCTGCGGGTCGTGTCCCGGTTGGCAGCGAAATCGTACCCTATGCCGAGGGCGAGGGCAGCGGTGCCGCGTTCGAAGTGCTGCGCCGACAGGTGATGATTAGCGGCGAGCAGTTGATCGACGCAAAGCAAAGCTATGACCCGCAGAACAACCAGCCGGTCGTTTCGATCCGCTTCGATTCGGGCGGCTCGAGCACCTTTGCAAAGGTGACGGCGCAGAGCGTCGGCAAACGTTTCGCGATGGTCCTCGACGGCAAGGTGCTGTCGGCGCCGTCGATCAACGAACCGATTTTGGGCGGCAGCGCCCAGATTTCTGGCAGCTTCAGCGTCGCGAGCGCCAATGCGCTGGCAATCTCGCTGCGTTCGGGCGCCCTGCCGGTGAAGATGACCGTCGTCGAAGAACGCACGGTGACCCCGGAGCTTGGTGCCGACTCGATCCGCAAGGGCGCGATCGCCGGGATCATCGCCACGGTGTCGGTGCTGGTGCTGATGCTTGTCGTTTATGGCCGCTTCGGCGTCTATGCTTGCGTCGCGCTGGTCTTTAACGTCTTCCTGATCATCGCGGTCATGGCGGCGTTCAATGCGACGCTGACGCTTCCGGGCATCGCGGGCTTCGTGCTGACGATCGGTGCCGCGGTCGATGCGAACGTGCTGATCAACGAACGCATACGTGAGGAGTTGAAACGCGGGCGAAAGGTCTTTCAGGCGATCGAACTCGGATATTCCGAAGCCAGCCGCGCGATTTTCGACGCCAACGTCACGAACGTCATCGCCGCCGCGTTGATGTTCTGGTTCGGATCGGGCCCGATCAAGGGCTTCGCCGTGGTTTTGACCATCGGCATCGTCACCAGCGTTTTCACCGCCGTTACCGTCACGCGCATGTTCGTCGCCCATTGGCTGCGGACCACGCGTCCGACGTCGATCAACATTTAA
- a CDS encoding helix-turn-helix domain-containing protein: MINSIRSVRRAKGLTLEEVGQRCVPPTTAQTIGRLETGTRTLSLGWMNRIAAALGVDAAELVQLPQDTQLTITALLGAEGALAPTRVEQALTARPGEDMVAVRVTSSIGDYRAGDEIWCRRIEGDWGSVLNRDLLVPRPAGRFFFARLLNVDGEKLHLLPLGTGQRQQVVSNPPWAAVATRLLRTL; the protein is encoded by the coding sequence ATGATCAACAGTATCCGTTCCGTCCGTCGCGCCAAGGGCCTGACGCTCGAGGAGGTCGGCCAGCGCTGCGTTCCGCCGACCACCGCGCAAACGATCGGACGGCTCGAAACGGGGACCCGTACCCTGTCGCTTGGTTGGATGAACCGCATCGCCGCCGCGCTGGGCGTCGATGCCGCCGAACTCGTCCAGCTACCGCAGGATACGCAGCTCACGATCACCGCGCTCCTCGGCGCCGAGGGGGCGCTGGCGCCCACCCGCGTCGAACAGGCGCTCACCGCACGCCCGGGCGAGGATATGGTCGCGGTCCGCGTCACCTCATCGATCGGCGACTATCGGGCGGGAGACGAAATCTGGTGCCGCCGGATCGAAGGCGATTGGGGCAGCGTGCTCAACCGCGATCTTCTCGTCCCGCGTCCCGCCGGCCGCTTCTTTTTTGCCCGCCTGCTCAACGTCGACGGAGAGAAACTCCATCTTCTCCCGCTCGGTACCGGCCAGCGCCAGCAGGTCGTTTCCAATCCGCCGTGGGCCGCTGTCGCCACTCGCCTGCTCCGCACGCTCTGA
- a CDS encoding sulfite exporter TauE/SafE family protein gives MQAGLLIVAAAFLTSILSGIFGMAGGLVFMGALAWILPVTTALALHGVIQFASNLWRVILHRAHVAWPVLLWFGLGAAASIGFFSLVIFTPTKFYVFLGLGLMPILVWLPERWLALDATNRWHALGGGFVSTGLALVSGVSGPVTDLLFIHTKLNRYQVVATKAVMQAIGHASKILVYGALLLSASAQEIVPLSVTAIAVFASMAGIMVGGAILDRISDAHFRSSRRWIVTIIGATFLFQAIQIALA, from the coding sequence ATGCAGGCAGGCCTTCTGATCGTTGCCGCCGCATTCCTGACCTCCATCCTTTCGGGCATTTTCGGCATGGCCGGCGGCCTTGTTTTCATGGGCGCGCTCGCATGGATCCTGCCGGTGACAACCGCGCTTGCACTCCACGGTGTGATCCAGTTCGCGTCGAATCTGTGGCGTGTCATACTCCATCGCGCGCATGTCGCATGGCCCGTCCTTTTATGGTTCGGGCTCGGCGCCGCCGCTTCGATCGGCTTTTTCTCGCTGGTCATCTTCACCCCGACGAAATTCTACGTCTTCCTCGGGCTTGGGCTGATGCCGATCCTCGTCTGGCTTCCCGAACGCTGGCTGGCGCTCGACGCGACCAATCGCTGGCACGCGCTCGGTGGCGGCTTCGTTTCGACGGGGCTCGCTCTCGTCTCGGGCGTGTCGGGGCCGGTGACCGACCTGCTCTTCATCCATACGAAGTTGAACCGATATCAGGTCGTCGCCACAAAGGCCGTCATGCAGGCGATCGGCCACGCATCGAAAATCCTCGTCTATGGCGCCCTTCTGCTCAGCGCCTCGGCCCAAGAGATTGTCCCACTGTCCGTCACCGCCATCGCGGTTTTCGCATCGATGGCGGGAATCATGGTCGGCGGCGCCATCCTCGACCGCATCAGCGACGCACATTTCCGCTCCAGTCGCCGCTGGATCGTCACGATCATCGGCGCGACCTTTCTGTTCCAGGCGATCCAGATCGCGCTTGCTTGA
- a CDS encoding ABC-F family ATP-binding cassette domain-containing protein, producing MAAPILSYEGLGLVQGSGWLFQDLDIYVGERDRLALIGRNGAGKTTLLKLLAGQIDADKGKRVIVPGTHVVMLEQEPDFSSFSTLMDFAVAAPNAPEEHEVAAIADQLGIDMTRTAASASGGERRRAALARALAQNPDVLLLDEPTNHLDLAAIDWLESWLARYTGAFVAISHDRTFLTRLTRQTLWLDRGSIRRKEIGFGGFEEWSDAVAAEEVRAAQRLDSNLRLEAHWLERGVTARRKRNQGRLEKLKEMRATRAAMIGGPGVAKLGLANDDVRSKSVIVAEGVSKSFGDRTIIKNLDFRVQRGDRIGIVGANGAGKSTLLKLLTGEIQPDEGSITLAPTLDGIVIDQQRSLLSPEKTVRDILADGGDWVEVRGIKKHIQGYLKEFLFDPGVMEASVGALSGGERSRLLLAREFARESNLLVLDEPTNDLDLETLDLLQEVIADYAGTVLLVSHDRDFLDRTVTVTLGLDGSGKVDIVAGGYADWEAKRVKPNAAKTKAATAAPPPPPTARKKLSYKDQRDYDLLPGRIEEIETEMGAIEIELSDGSLFTRDNARFTALTAKLDKLRDEKAAAEDRWLALAEEVEALG from the coding sequence ATGGCAGCTCCCATTCTTTCATATGAAGGCCTCGGCCTTGTGCAGGGCAGCGGCTGGCTGTTCCAGGATCTCGACATCTATGTCGGCGAACGCGACCGGCTCGCGCTGATCGGCCGCAACGGCGCGGGCAAGACGACGCTGCTCAAACTGCTCGCCGGACAGATCGATGCCGACAAGGGCAAGCGCGTGATCGTGCCGGGCACGCATGTCGTGATGCTCGAACAGGAACCCGATTTTTCGTCTTTCTCGACATTGATGGATTTCGCCGTTGCCGCGCCGAACGCACCCGAGGAGCATGAAGTCGCCGCGATTGCCGATCAGCTCGGTATCGACATGACCCGCACCGCCGCCAGCGCCTCGGGCGGCGAGCGTCGCCGCGCGGCGCTCGCCCGCGCGCTCGCACAAAATCCCGACGTGCTGCTGCTCGACGAGCCGACCAACCATCTCGACCTCGCCGCGATCGACTGGCTCGAAAGCTGGCTCGCGCGCTATACCGGCGCCTTTGTCGCGATCAGCCACGACCGGACCTTCCTGACGCGCCTGACGCGCCAGACGCTGTGGCTCGACCGCGGCAGCATCCGCCGCAAGGAAATCGGTTTCGGCGGCTTCGAAGAGTGGAGCGACGCCGTTGCCGCCGAAGAAGTGCGCGCCGCACAGCGCCTCGATTCGAATTTGCGCCTTGAAGCGCACTGGCTCGAACGCGGCGTCACCGCGCGCCGCAAGCGCAATCAGGGCCGGCTCGAGAAACTCAAGGAAATGCGCGCGACCCGTGCCGCGATGATCGGCGGCCCCGGGGTCGCCAAGCTCGGTCTCGCCAACGACGATGTCCGCTCGAAATCGGTGATCGTCGCCGAGGGTGTGTCGAAAAGCTTCGGCGATCGCACGATCATCAAGAATCTCGATTTCCGCGTCCAGCGCGGCGACCGCATCGGCATCGTCGGCGCAAACGGCGCGGGCAAATCGACTCTGCTCAAGCTGCTCACGGGCGAGATTCAGCCCGATGAAGGCAGCATCACCCTCGCCCCGACGCTCGACGGCATCGTCATCGACCAGCAGCGCAGCCTGCTGTCGCCGGAAAAAACCGTCCGCGACATCCTCGCCGACGGCGGCGACTGGGTCGAGGTGCGCGGGATCAAAAAGCATATTCAGGGCTATTTGAAGGAATTCCTTTTCGACCCCGGCGTCATGGAGGCCAGCGTCGGTGCGCTGTCAGGCGGCGAACGCTCACGCCTCCTGCTTGCGCGCGAATTCGCCCGCGAATCGAACCTGCTCGTGCTCGACGAACCAACGAACGACCTCGACCTCGAAACGCTCGACCTGTTGCAGGAAGTTATCGCCGACTATGCCGGCACCGTGCTGCTCGTCAGCCACGACCGCGATTTTCTCGACCGAACCGTCACCGTGACGCTCGGCCTCGACGGGTCGGGCAAGGTCGATATCGTCGCGGGCGGCTATGCCGATTGGGAAGCGAAGCGGGTCAAACCCAATGCCGCGAAGACGAAAGCGGCGACCGCCGCGCCGCCGCCACCACCGACCGCGCGCAAGAAATTGAGCTACAAGGACCAGCGCGACTACGACCTCCTCCCCGGCCGGATCGAGGAGATCGAGACGGAAATGGGCGCAATCGAGATCGAACTGTCCGACGGCAGCCTCTTTACGCGCGACAATGCGCGCTTCACGGCACTCACCGCAAAACTCGACAAGCTGCGCGACGAGAAGGCCGCCGCGGAGGATCGTTGGCTGGCGCTCGCCGAAGAGGTCGAAGCGCTGGGCTGA
- the yajC gene encoding preprotein translocase subunit YajC, whose amino-acid sequence MSTQLLLTQAAGSGGGAAGFLMLVPYLLIFAVFWFFLIRPQQVRAKEHRAKVAAVKPRDQVVTGGGIVGKITRVDDDFVDVEIAQGVKIKVVKSTLADVLQPGGKPAND is encoded by the coding sequence ATGTCGACGCAATTGCTTCTGACCCAGGCGGCCGGATCGGGCGGCGGGGCTGCCGGTTTCCTGATGCTGGTGCCCTATCTGCTGATCTTCGCGGTTTTCTGGTTCTTCCTGATCCGCCCGCAGCAGGTTCGCGCGAAGGAACATCGCGCCAAGGTTGCGGCGGTGAAGCCGCGCGACCAGGTGGTGACGGGCGGTGGTATCGTCGGCAAGATCACGCGCGTCGACGATGATTTCGTCGATGTCGAAATCGCACAGGGCGTGAAGATCAAGGTCGTGAAATCGACTCTGGCCGACGTCCTGCAGCCCGGTGGCAAGCCCGCCAACGACTGA
- the secF gene encoding protein translocase subunit SecF yields the protein MRLLKLVPDDTNIDFLRWRKLASFMSFFLVAVSIALVAVKGLNLGVDFVGGQSVRVEFTQAMPPIDEIREKVGDIGLGEATIQQFGSDKAVSIRTALPEGDKAAAERAGQQLVAGIQKAFPTAKTGSVETVSGKVSGELIRTGAISLGLAILGISIYIWIRFEWQFGVGALGRLFHEVSLTFGLFAVTQMQFDLNSVAALLTIVGYSLNDTIVVYDRIRENLKKYRKMEIVPLLNLSINETLSRTVMTTVAMVLALGMLLLFGPDVIFGFTAAMLFGVFIGGYSSVLMSTPVLVWLKVGPDSFIPRTSAGIEGGERVERKDDGAVV from the coding sequence ATGCGCTTGCTAAAACTCGTTCCTGACGACACCAACATCGATTTCCTGCGCTGGCGGAAACTCGCCTCGTTCATGAGCTTTTTCCTCGTGGCGGTGTCGATCGCTCTGGTCGCGGTGAAGGGGCTCAACCTGGGCGTCGATTTCGTCGGCGGCCAGTCGGTTCGCGTCGAATTTACCCAGGCGATGCCACCGATCGACGAAATCCGTGAAAAGGTCGGCGATATCGGCCTTGGCGAAGCGACGATCCAGCAGTTCGGGTCCGACAAGGCGGTATCGATCCGTACTGCGTTGCCCGAAGGCGACAAGGCCGCAGCCGAACGCGCGGGGCAGCAACTGGTCGCGGGGATCCAGAAGGCCTTTCCGACCGCGAAGACCGGATCGGTCGAAACCGTGTCGGGCAAGGTGTCTGGCGAATTGATCCGCACCGGTGCGATCAGCCTTGGGCTCGCGATTCTCGGCATTTCCATCTACATCTGGATACGCTTCGAATGGCAGTTCGGCGTCGGTGCGCTCGGGCGCCTTTTCCACGAGGTTTCGCTGACCTTCGGCCTGTTCGCGGTGACGCAGATGCAGTTCGACCTGAACAGCGTCGCGGCGCTGCTGACGATCGTCGGCTATTCGCTGAACGACACCATCGTGGTCTATGACCGAATTCGCGAGAATCTGAAAAAATACAGGAAGATGGAGATCGTTCCGCTCCTCAACCTGAGCATCAACGAGACGCTGTCGCGTACCGTAATGACGACCGTCGCGATGGTGCTGGCGCTCGGCATGTTGTTGCTCTTTGGCCCCGATGTGATTTTCGGCTTTACCGCAGCGATGCTGTTCGGCGTGTTTATCGGCGGCTATTCGTCGGTGCTGATGTCGACGCCGGTGCTGGTGTGGCTGAAGGTCGGGCCTGACAGCTTCATTCCGCGCACGTCGGCGGGGATCGAGGGCGGCGAACGCGTCGAACGCAAGGACGACGGCGCGGTCGTCTGA
- a CDS encoding glycosyltransferase has product MPVVPPLRVLSIATLFPDAARPNFGLFVEKSLRALAAQPGIQLIVVAPVGLPPFPLSLHKRYRALRSLPRSEQWNGLTVLRPRFTLIPRFGARFNPAQVARAVLSSTREQPFDVVDAQFFYPDGPAAMRVASTLGLPFSAKARGADISHFGHHPATRPQVIETGEKAAGLLAVSDAMRSDMAEIGIDPAKIAVHYTGIDTARFHPGERAAARAALGKDDTPAILTVGALIPRKGQKLVIEALPALPGVDYWLAGAGDEEDRYRALAGTLGVEARIHFMGPVANADLPQLYRAADAVVMPSASEGLANAWVEALACGTPIVISDAGGAAELVTSPAAGRIVGRTPAAIADAVRTILANPPEPSSVAASLDGRFDWDRNGRELAAHLRGCARR; this is encoded by the coding sequence GTGCCCGTCGTTCCGCCACTGCGCGTCCTGTCGATCGCGACGCTGTTTCCCGACGCCGCCCGGCCGAATTTCGGGCTGTTCGTCGAGAAGAGCCTGCGCGCGCTTGCGGCACAGCCGGGCATCCAATTGATCGTCGTCGCCCCTGTCGGCCTGCCGCCCTTCCCGCTCTCCCTACACAAACGCTATCGCGCGCTGCGCAGCCTTCCGCGCAGCGAGCAATGGAACGGACTCACCGTGCTGCGTCCGCGCTTTACACTGATCCCGCGTTTCGGCGCGCGCTTCAATCCGGCGCAGGTCGCGCGCGCGGTCCTTTCCTCCACGCGAGAGCAGCCATTCGATGTCGTCGATGCGCAATTTTTCTACCCCGATGGCCCCGCCGCAATGCGCGTCGCCAGCACGCTCGGCCTGCCCTTTTCGGCCAAGGCCCGCGGCGCCGATATCAGCCACTTCGGCCACCATCCGGCAACCCGGCCGCAGGTGATCGAAACGGGCGAGAAAGCCGCGGGCCTGCTCGCCGTCTCCGACGCCATGCGCAGCGACATGGCGGAAATCGGCATCGATCCGGCCAAGATCGCGGTCCACTATACCGGCATCGATACCGCACGCTTCCACCCCGGAGAACGCGCGGCCGCGCGCGCCGCACTCGGCAAGGACGACACGCCCGCTATCCTGACCGTCGGCGCGCTCATCCCGCGCAAGGGACAGAAGTTGGTGATCGAGGCGCTGCCCGCCCTGCCCGGCGTCGACTATTGGCTCGCAGGTGCCGGCGACGAAGAAGACCGATACCGCGCACTCGCAGGCACACTCGGCGTTGAGGCGCGCATCCATTTCATGGGCCCAGTCGCCAACGCCGACCTGCCACAGCTTTATCGCGCCGCCGATGCGGTGGTCATGCCGTCGGCGAGCGAAGGCCTCGCCAATGCCTGGGTAGAGGCGCTTGCCTGCGGCACGCCGATCGTGATCAGCGATGCGGGTGGCGCCGCCGAACTGGTGACCTCGCCCGCCGCCGGCCGCATCGTCGGCCGCACCCCGGCGGCAATCGCCGACGCGGTCCGGACCATCCTCGCAAACCCGCCCGAACCGTCCAGTGTGGCGGCAAGCCTCGACGGCCGCTTCGACTGGGATCGCAACGGACGCGAACTCGCCGCGCATCTGCGCGGCTGCGCCCGACGCTAG